A region of Peromyscus maniculatus bairdii isolate BWxNUB_F1_BW_parent chromosome 7, HU_Pman_BW_mat_3.1, whole genome shotgun sequence DNA encodes the following proteins:
- the LOC143274084 gene encoding uncharacterized protein LOC143274084, whose protein sequence is MYLGDNHVLLNTLCWCCHRKIWLQSGEACCCCRTEPPRP, encoded by the coding sequence ATGTATTTGGGAGATAATCACGTTCTATTGAATACCTTGTGCTGGTGCTGCCATCGAAAAATCTGGTTACAGTCTGGGgaggcctgctgctgctgcaggactGAACCCCCTCGGCCCTGA